A portion of the Coturnix japonica isolate 7356 chromosome 4, Coturnix japonica 2.1, whole genome shotgun sequence genome contains these proteins:
- the FRMD7 gene encoding FERM domain-containing protein 7, producing MLHLKVQFLDDSQKIFVVDQKSCGKGLFNLTCSHLNLAEKEYFGLEFCSQAGNHVWLEPLKPITKQIKNPKEVLFKFMVKFFPVDPGHLREELTRYLFTLQIKKDLALARLPCSDKSAALLVSHLLQSELGDFHEETDQQHLATHRYLPNQEYLDNKIMHYHRRHRGKTPAESDAQLLDVARKLEMYGIRPHPASDGEGTQINLAVTHMGVLVLRGNTKINTFNWSKIRKLSFKRKHFLIKLHANIAALCKDTLEFTMASRDACKAFWKTCVEYHAFFRLSEEPKSKPKALLCSKGSSFRYSGRTQRQLLEHGRKAKMKSLPFERKHYTSHYDERQCRSSPDLLTDVSKQVEELRLAYGSCGSFRTASGVHTSEPTLDSRHSGSATAMMFAAELERFKPEVAPTFLPHSKSSSAFPLLYAQLELERAWEPTDPFSSRSPLTSFRPHHKFSGSSRSPSVGNMREVSARPLVYTDVPCPPLPPAPAPQLLFYVDRPPEPLCHVPSEEGGGAAGGCIPTATKTGKWGPSSTWMGELQHEAVGTGVGPEGERRQPARSFDYSLQEQPPKRSWSQSDMKAIRFPYSSEFRPLGPCPALSSRKAGMLQHVLAQHSAVPGLRRANERYVGSSTESSDSDSDLLAADYCSLYGRVLRAPRARVRLSSGSLQLEEEEDEEVSLATSAAEERTSRYFT from the exons GTCTGGTTGGAGCCTCTAAAGCCCAtaacaaagcaaattaaaa ATCCTAAGGAGGTTCTTTTCAAATTTATGGTGAAATTTTTCCCAGTGGACCCCGGACACCTGCGAGAGGAGCTGACGAG GTACCTCTTCACCCTGCAGATCAAGAAGGACCTGGCGCTGGCGAGACTGCCCTGCAGTGACAAGAGTGCTGCTCTGCTCGTCTCCCACCTGCTGCAGT CTGAGCTGGGTGACTTCCATGAGGAGACGGACCAGCAGCACCTGGCCACGCACAGGTACCTGCCCAACCAGGAGTACCTGGACAACAAGATCATGCACTACCATCGGCGGCACAG GGGGAAGACACCGGCTGAGTCGGATGCCCAGCTGCTGGATGTGGCCAGGAAGCTGGAGATGTATGGGATTCGCCCACACCCTGCCAGCGACGGCGAGGGGACACAGATCAACCTGGCGGTGACACACATGGGGGTGCTGGTCCTGCGG GGCAATACAAAGATTAACACATTCAACTGGTCCAAAATTCGCAAACTGAGTTTCAAGAGGAAGCATTTTCTCATCAAGCTCCATGCAAACATTGCT GCTCTGTGCAAGGACACGTTGGAATTCACCATGGCGAGCAGGGATGCCTGCAAGGCTTTCTGGAAGACGTGTGTGGAGTACCATGCCTTCTTCCGGCTGTCCGAGGAGCCCAAGTCAAAGCCCAAAGCCCTTCTGTGCAGCAAGGGCTCGAGTTTCCGCTACAG TGGGAGGACAcagaggcagctgctggagcatgGGAGGAAGGCAAAGATGAAAAGCTTACCCTTCGAGAG GAAGCACTACACATCGCACTATGATGAGAGGCAGTGCCGCTCCTCCCCGGACCTCCTGACAGATGTGTCCAAGCAG GTGGAGGAGCTGCGCTTGGCCTATGGCAGCTGCGGCTCCTTCCGCACTGCCAGCGGGGTGCACACCTCGGAGCCCACATTGGACAGCCGCCACAGCGGGTCTGCCACCGCCATGATGTTCGCTGCCGAGCTGGAGCGCTTCAAGCCTGAAGTGGCCCCCACCTTCCTGCCTCACTccaagagcagctctgccttcccctTGCTCTACgcccagctggagctggagcgGGCATGGGAGCCCACAGACCCCTTTAGCAGCAGGAGCCCCTTGACGTCCTTCCGGCCCCACCACAAGttcagtgggagcagcaggagccccTCGGTGGGCAACATGCGTGAGGTCAGCGCCAGGCCGCTGGTGTACACAGACGTGCCGTGCCCTCCGCTGCCACCCGCCCCGGCTCCGCAGCTCCTCTTCTATGTGGACAGGCCACCAGAGCCCCTGTGCCATGTGCCCAgcgaggagggggggggagcGGCCGGTGGGTGCATCCCCACAGCCACCAAAACGGGCAAGTGGggccccagcagcacctggatgGGGGAACTGCAGCACGAGGCTGTGGGCACCGGGGTGGGCCCAGAAGGGGAGAGAAGGCAGCCGGCTCGTTCCTTCGACTACAGCCTTCAGGAGCAGCCGCCCAAGCGCTCCTGGAGTCAGTCGGACATGAAGGCCATCCGCTTCCCCTACAGCTCTGAGTTCAGGCCCCTGGGTCCGtgcccagccctgagcagcaggaaggccGGCATGCTGCAGCACGTGCTggcccagcacagtgcagtgccagGGCTGCGGCGTGCCAATGAGCGCTATGTGGGCAGCAGCACCGAGTCCAGCGACTCCGATTCTGACCTGCTGGCTGCCGACTACTGCTCCCTGTATGGCAGAGTGCTGCGGGCACCCAGGGCCCGTGTGCGGCTGTCCTcgggcagcctgcagctggaggaggaggaggatgaagaggtGTCCTTGGCTACTAGTGCTGCTGAAGAGAGGACTTCCAGGTATTTCACATAG